Genomic DNA from Desulfuromonas versatilis:
CGCATATCCCCCTTGCTCCAGTGCATCGCGAAGAACCTTTCTCATGAAAGCTTCGTCGTCCACCACGAGCACCAGGGGAGTCTCGCTTCGAGCGGCAGATTGGCTCATCTGGCTGCTCCTCGCTCCAGGGCCACCCGTCTAATCATCGGGCCAACCCGGAACACATCGGTTTTCTTAGCCGTCGGTCCCGGCCGATGCGGCGACAGTTTTCTTACCAGCCCGCAGGATGCTATCGATGGCGGCCTTGAGGCCGGCCAACCCCTCGTCCTCGGCTTCGATGTCGATCTCGATGCGCTGCTCGGGCCGGGTATAGCTGTAGAGGGGGTCGTAATAAAGCACCATCAGTTCGCGCACCAACAGGCGCCACTGCCCGACCTCCAGCAGGCCGAGCAGGCGTTCCACCGTCTCCCCCCCCAGGCGGCGCTTCAGGGCCTTGATCGGGCCGGTGAAGGCGGCTTTCAGCTCATCCCGGGCCGGGTACTCCTGAAGGATGATCTCCACCCGGTAATCGAGGGAGGCTTCGATCCAGAGGGAGGTTTCCACCTGCAGCGCCTCATAAAGCCGCGGTGGCAGGGCCACCCTGCCGATCAGCTTGCTTTCGCCTTCGGTCAGCGCAAAGCCGTCGACGGGGATCCGCCGCAGGGCATCCCACAGGCTGGCCTCGAAGGCCTTCTGGCTCGGTTGGGCCGAGAGCCCCAGGGCCCCGAAGGCGCTGCCCCGGTGGTTGGCCAGCGCCTCGAGGTCAAGCACCGGATACCCCTGCGCCTCCAGCCGTTTGAGCAGCCTGGTTTTGCCCACCCCGGTCAGCCCGCGCAGCACCAGCAGCCGGCCCCACTCGCCACATTCGAAAAAATCGCGGACCAGCGCCCGAAACTTCTTGTGCCCCCCCACCAATTGCAGCGCCGGGATGCCGGCCAATTCCAGAAAAGCAGTCAGGGCCCTGCTGCGCATCCCGCCTCGCCAGCAGAATACCACAACCGGGCGATTGGAATCACCCCGGGCGGCCAGGGCCTGGTCGACCATGGCCGGGATCTTGGGCGAGACCAGCTCCACCGCCAGGCGGTAGGCTTCGACCCGGCCCTGCTGCTTGTAGACCGTGCCGACCCGGCTGCGCTCGAGGTCGTCGAAAACCGGGATGTTGATGGCGCCGGGGATGGTGGCTTCGGCAAATTCGCCGGGAGAGCGCGCATCCACCAGCAGGGCGCCCTGGTCGCGCAGCGCCAGGGCCAGGGTCAGTTCAATCGTCGGGCCAGACATTTGATTCTCAGGAAAGGTTCGGAAAAACAAGTGATTAAGTCTGTCAGAGTTCTACCAGAAATCCGCCCCCGGCACAAGACGAAACCCACCTGCCGTCGCTGAAGGAAAAAGGTTGACTTGTCTTTTTAAATTATGTATTGTTTGCAACCTCGACGCGGGGTGGAGCAGTCTGGTAGCTCGTCGGGCTCATAACCCGAAGGTCGGAGGTTCAAATCCTTCCCCCGCAACCAAAACCCATCAAGGCCTGCCTTCCCGGCAGGCCTTTTTTGTATCCGCCCGCCCATCACGTCCCTGCCCGGAATCGTCGCCTGAACTGCGGTTGTTATTGGCCAGCGTGCAGATTATAATGGCCTTATGGAATCTCGAGGAATTTTCTCAAGGAAGGAGTGGCTGATCTCTGGTCGGGTACTGGCAATGGTCCTGGTGTTGGCATGGTGCGGCAGCGGCCTGGCCCTGGAGCCGGCCAGCGGCTCCAAGGCCACCAACCTGCCGGAACTCAAGCGCCTGCATCTGGACAAAGAGGTAGCCTTGAAGCGGTTTGCCAAGCCCCGCTTCAGCCTGATGCAGCCGGCCCCCAAAGCGCCGGAGCGCAATTTGCTGGATCCTGATGGGGCGCTGCTACTCGGCTCGATGGGAGGGATCACCGGTTTCTGCCTGCGCAGCGAGACCCCCACCGGCCCCTACCTGGCGGCAGGGATCGCCGATTCGGCCAGCCCCGAAATCGTAGCGGGCCCGGGGACGGCACAACCGGAAACGGCCGGAATGGATCTCGCCTACCAGGTGGGGATGGGCCTGGCCTGCAACCTGGGGGACGGGACCCGCCTCGATTTCGGCTACCGTTTTCTTCCCGAGGCGCTGTTAGAGCGAGGAATTTTTCTCGAGGAAAGTCCCGGCAACGCCCGCGACGACCACAGCATTTCCATCGACCTGAAGGTCCCCTTCTGACCCCAGGTCGCCTTCCCCCGCCGAGACGAATCAGTCCTGCAGGCAGTAGCGATCGAGCAACTCGACCAGTTCGGGGATCTGCGGCTTGCTGACATAGCCGTCAGCCCCGACCTCCTCGCAGCGCACGATCATCTGGTCGGTAATCAGCGAGGAGAACATCAGCACCGGCACCTGCTCGAGCCCCAGATCCTGCTTGATCTTGCGGCAAAGGGTCAAGCCGTCCATTTCCGGCATTTCGATATCCGAGATCACCAGCTTGAGGCTGCGGGAAAAATCCTCCCCGGCCTGCTGCGCCCGCTGCTGCAGGCCGCGGATGGCCCGGTAACATTCCTCGCCGTCGACGAAGGTCTTCAGGTTGGTGTAACCCGCCGCGCCGAGCACCCTGACAATCCCCTCGCGGATAATGGCCGAATCCTCGGCCAGCATCAGCGGCACCTGGCGGCGGCGCTCGGCCAGTTCGGCCACCGGGTTGGCCGGGGAGCCGGCCGCGGGTTCGCTGACGTCATAGGGTTTGACCATCTCCGGGTCGATCTCGGCGACGATATGTTCGAAGTCGACGATCAGGATCTCCTTGCCGTCGATGCTGATGCTCCCGGTAAAGCGCGGATGCTGGCGACCGAGAAAGTCGGAGATGTGATTGACATCCTTCCAGGAAACCCGGTGGATCTGGTTTACCCCGTCGACCAGGAAGCCGTTGACGGTGCGGTTGAACTCGCAGATCAGCACAATGCGCCGCTGCGGTTCGGCGGCGGCGGGTTCGGCCTTCCGGCGCAGATGCTTGCCCAGATCGATCAGGGTCAGGGAGCGGCCGCGGACCAGGATGGTGCCGATCATCGAATCCCCCCCGCCGGGGAGCCTGGTGACGTTGGTCCCGTCGTAGGGAATGATCTCGCGCAACTTGTGGACATTGATCCCGAAGGCCTGGCTGCCGAGATAGAACTCCATGATCTCCATCTCGTTGGTGCCGCTCTCGAGGAGGATCTCCTGCTTCTGGGTCGCCATGGTCATGTCGCACGTCTCCACTTCTCTGTGTTGAATACTCTTTCGGGCCGGGCCGGAGTTCGGCTACGGTTGGCAGTCCGCGAGAATGCAATATCCGTGCTAAATTTTCATGCGGGAATTTTGACAGGGAGGGAGCGCGCGGGGCTGTTCAGCCCATGCTGCCGAGGCTGGCCAGGGCCACCAGCGGGGCCAGCTCCACCCCTTCGCGCGGGCCGCGCGCCATCAGATCGCAGCGCCCCTTGGGGGTGAAGCCGGCGGCGCTTAGCAACATGCGGACCGGGGAGGTTTCCAGAAGATCGACGACCAGTTCGACGCCGGCGCCAGCGGCCGCCAGCACCGCCATGAGCAGCTGGCGATTTTCCCGGGGGCAGAGTTCGGGACTGATCCAGGGGCCCAGCACCTGGAGGGGCCCGGCCTGCTGCAGCAGGGCCACGCTGTTGCCGACCGCGAGCACCTGGCCGCCTCCGGCAAGGGGGGAGAGCAGCCGCTGGCGCGACTCCCCCCACACCAGGGCGTCGCCGGCGAGCAGCAGGGATGCGTCTCCCGGCGGGGCACAGGGGGGCAGTTCGGAGCCGACCACGGCGAGGGACCAGCGCTCGATGCCGCCGATCACCTGGAAACCGTGCTGTTCGTAGAGCGGCCGCCCCATGGGCGAGGCGGTCAGCCAGACGGACTCTACCCCGCGCGCCTCGAGCACCTCCAGGCCGTGCCGGAACAGCAGCCGCCCGTAGCCCCGCCCCCGGAACTCGGCGGGGACGATCAGGTTGCCGATCCAGCCGCTGCGCTGGTGGACCAACGCGGTGACAAAACCCCGCGGTTCGGCTTCGCAGCTCAGGCAAAAGGCGCAATCGGCAAGCTCCCCCTTAAACAGGGCGAGCTCCTGGGGCGGTACCCGCCAGCCTTCCAGGGAGGCCAGTTCGACGAATGCCGGCCAGTGCTCCGGCTTGATCGAGCGTATTTCCACGGCCGTGCTCCCCTCAGGCCACGTGATGGAAGGACCGGCAGAGGGTCAGCAACTCGGGATCGGTCAGCGGCCGCTTGTTGCGCTGGGAGATGCTGCGCACCCGGTCGAGCAGGTCGTTGGCCTCCAGGCGGTTCAGCTCGATGCCGAGTTGGGAAAGGCGGTGGATGAGGCCATGGCTCCCCGAATGCTTGCCCAGCACCAGGTGACGCGCAAGACCCACTTCCTTCGGATCGAAGCTTTCGTAATTGCTTGGATTTTTAATCACGCCGTCGGCATGCAGGCCCGACTCGTGGGAAAAGACCTTTTCGCCGACCACCGCCTTCCACTCGGGCACCGGCCGGCAGCTCGCCTGGCCGACAAAGCGCGAGATTTCCACGAAGCGCCGGGTGTCGATTCCCGGGTCGATGCCGCAGGCGTACTTGAGGGCCATCACCACCTCCTCGAGGGCCGCATTGCCCGCCCTCTCCCCCAGGCCGTTGACCGTGGTGTTGACGAAGGTGGCGCCGGCCTTGATGCCGGCGACCGCGTTGGCCGTCGCCATGCCGAGATCGTTGTGGGTGTGCACCTCCAGGGGCAGATCAACCCGCTCACGCAGGTATTTGACATTTTCGTAGGTGGTAAACGGATCGAGAATCCCCAGCGTGTCGCAGTAGCGGAAGCGGTCCGCCCCCAGGGCGCGGGCGACATCCATCAACTCCACCAGAAAATCGCGATCGGCGCGGCTGGAATCCTCCCCCCCTACCGACACATAGAGGCCACGCTGCTTGGCGAAACCCAGGGCCACTTTGAGCTGCTCCTTGACCCACTCGCGGCTCTTGCGCAGCTTGTTGCGGATGTGGATGTCCGAGACCGACAGGGAAATGTCCACCGCCCCCACCCCGGCATCGATGGAGGCCTGGATGTCGGAAACCACCGCGCGGTTCCAGGTGATCAGGCGCGCCTTCAAGCCCAGATCGACCAGGGCCTTGACGGTGGCCTTCTCCTCTGCCCCCATGGCCGGGATGCCGCACTCCAACTCACCCACCCCCATCTCGTCGAGGGTGCGGGCGATATGTTTTTTCTCCTCGAGGGAAAATACCACCCCCGCGGTCTGTTCCCCGTCACGCAAGGTGGTGTCGTCGATGATGACCTGACTGGCTTTCAGCTCGTTCATGGCTGGCCTCCGGGAGAAAAAAATAAAGCCCCGGGGTCGAATCGACCCTGGGGCTTCATTGCCTGGGAACCGGCGACGGCGCCGGCTTTTTGATCAGTTTTCACTTATCTTGATAGCAGGCTCCGTGCCAAAGCAGGTTTTACAGTAATACCAGCAACTTAAAAAGACCCTCCAAGGCCAGCTGATGCATTTTCAGGCAGCAGGGCCATGACGATGCCCGTTAAAATCGCACGGACGGAGGTTGTTTCGCCGGCAATTGGGGCAATTGCTGTTACCGCGGCCCCTGGTTTCCGTCAAGCGCCTGCCATTTCAAACATTTCGGACAACGCCTCGGCCGGCAGCGGCTTGCCGAAGAAATACCCCTGCAGTTTCTGGCAGCCCCAGGAGGTCAGGAGCCGGACCTGCTCGTCGGTCTCGACACCCTCCGCGATAACCTCCAGGTGCAGGGTTGCCGCCAGGCCGATGATGGCATTGACTATCGCCTCATCGTCCTCGCTGCCAGGCAGGTGCGACACAAAGGACCGATCAATTTTCAGCCGGTCGATGGGGAACTGGCGAAGGTAGCTCAGGCTCGAATATCCGGTGCCGAAATCGTCGATGGACAGCCGGATGCCGCGGGCCTTCAGGTTGTTCAGGGTCTGGATGGTTTCCTGAACATCCTCCATGATGACGCTCTCGGTCACCTCCAACTCAAGGCAGCCGGGGTCAAAGCCCGTCTCTGCCAATACCCGGTCCACCGTGGCCACGAAATCCTGCTGACGAAACTGCTTGCCGGATACGTTGACCGCCATGCGCAATGGAGGCAGTCCCGCATCCCGCCACAGCTTGGCTTGGGTGCAGGCGGTAAACAACACCCACTCGCCCAGACGGATGATCTGCCCGGTCTCCTCGGCAACGGGGATGAACTGCGCGGGGGACACCATCCCCAGGCGGGGATGGTGCCAGCGCAGCAAGGCTTCCACCCCCACCACTTTCCGGGTCGCCGCTTCTACCTGGGGCTGATAATGCAATTGCATCTCCCCCCGGTCCAGGGCGTGGCGCAAATCGTTCTCCAGATGCAACCGCTCCTGGGCTTTTGCCGTCATGGCGGCCTGAAAAAACTGGTAGTTGTTCCGTCCCTGGCCCTTGGCGTGATACATCGCCGCGTCGGCGTTCTGGATCAGGGTGTCGACATCCATGGAGTCGGCTGGATAAAGGCTGATGCCGATGCTGCAGGAGATATAGACCTCGCGGTCGCCAAGCTTAATGGGATGGCCCAGACTGCCCAGAATCCGCTCCGCCACCCGAGCCGCATGATCGGGATCATCCAGATTTTGCAGCAATAGAATGAACTCATCCCCGCCGGGACGACTGAGCGTATCCGAGTCGCGCAACAAAGACTGCAGCCGTTCGGCCACCCGCTGCAATAACTGGTCGCCGGCCTGGTGCCCCAGCGAGTCGTTGATGGTCTTGAAGCGGTCAACATCCAGGAAACACAGGGCGCCGCACTCCCCATGCCTTCGCGAATGAGCGAGGGCCCGCTCCAGGCGGTCGCTGAGCAAGGTCCGATTGGCCAGGCCGGTCAGCGGGTCGTGGAAGGCGAGATACTGGACCCGTTCCTCGGCCCGCAAACGGTCGGTCACATCGAAAACCAGGGAGTAGAGCAGGGACCGTCCCTCAAGTTCCACCGGGCCGGAGAAAACTTCCACATCGCGGGTCTCGCCGCTGGCCAGGCGGTGACGGAACCTGAAGTGACGCCGTTGTTCCGCTTTGGCTGCGGCCATTTCCCGCAGCGCCTCATCTCTGGACAGGGTATTAATGTCACTGATCTGCAATGCGGTCAGCTCCTGCCGGGAATAACCGTAAAATCTGCAGGCAGCCGGATTGGCATCGACTACCGCCCCGGAGGCATGGTCGATCACCAGCATCACCGAGGTATTGTGTTCAAACAGGCTGGCATAACGCGCCTCGCTCTGTTTCAGGCGCTGTTCGGCCGTCCGACGCTCGGTCTGGTCCCGAGTCACTTCGACCAAAGCCAGAATCTGGCCAAGCTCCCCCTTCACGGGCGCGACCGTGGTCTCCAGATGACACTCGGCCCCCTCGCGGAATTGTAGGATCTTTTCCTGCCGATGCACCTGGCCGTCCGCCAGAGCGGCCGTGAGGGCGCAGGAATCGCAATCCGGCCCCAGGTACCGACGGGCCTGGAAACAGTACTGGCCAACCTGGTCACCAAGCAGGGCCCGCTGACTTGAGTTTTGATAGATGATCCGCTTTTCTGGATCGAGAATGGTCACGCCATCGCCAATGGCCGCAAGAATGGCGTCGGTCTTGGCCTTGGCCTCGCGCTCCTGGCCGATGGCGGTCTCAAGGCGTGCCACCAGGTGATTAAGCCTGGCATTGGTCCGGGCCAGGGGTTCACGAATCAACCCCGTGGCAGCAAAGGAAAAATCGCCCTTGGAAAGGTGATCGAAGGCAGTGAGAATCTCATGCTGCAAATTGTCGGCGAAGGCATCCATAACCTTCGCCAAACGACCGATCTCGTCGTTCTGGTAAAGGTTGAGTCGATGATCAAGTTCGCCCCGCTCCAGGGCTTCGATCATCTGCACCGCTTTGCCCATCGGCGCGGCGATGCTTCGGGTTACCTGGACGATCAGCATTATCGCCCCGCCGAGCACCAGCAGGACAATGATCCCCGAGGAGGCGACCACCCGGGCCAGCATCCGGTCGATATCGTCCAGATAGTAGCCGGCACCGATAACCCAGTGCCATTCGGGAAACAGCATGACATAGGAGGTCTTGTCAACCGGCGCCGTCCCCCCGGGTTGCGGCCAGCGGTAGGAAACAAATCCCCCCCCCTCGCTCAGCGCCAGACGGTTCATTTCCAGAAACAGCTGCCGGCCGTCTGCATCGCGGACCCTGTCCAGCGCCGCCCCCTCCAGCAACGATTGCTCTGGGTGCATGAGCATTCGGGGCGCGGTATCGCTGACCCAGTAATAGTTCCCGTTGTCAAATCTTTGACTGCGAAGTATGTGCAGGGCTCGGGACTGCGCCTCTTCGACGGTAAGAGGCCCGTCCGTGACCAGGCGAGCCTGGCTCTCCAGCAGTTGCCAGCCTGCTTCCACCAGGGTCCTGACTTCCTGCTTACGGGCCTCGATCAGACTGCTGCGATACTGAAGCAACAACCAGCCGCCCAGCAACAGGAAGGCGAGCCCCACCGTTGCACTCAGGCGATAGATGCGTTGAGCCAGACTCAAATTTTTCAAGGCCTGCATCAGCCACTCCGTTTACCACACCGGCAACCCAGGGCATCTGCCGTCTGAGAGGCCATTTGCATATTCTACTGCCCGGCACTGCTATTGCGGCGTTACCCCATAAAAAAAACGCACGTTCCGGTTGCCGAAACGAGCGTTTAGAGAGGCAATGCCCCCTTTCTTCGGCAACCCGGCTATCCCAGCTGGCATATCGTAAGACAATCCAGCAGGACCCGTGGCTTTGCGTCACCGGATTACTCCGGTTTTGCTCTTATCGGAAGATGATAACACTGAGCGAAAAGCAATTATCATTCCCATATTTGCAACAACCAACCATAAATCCTTAAATCAGATTCCGCAATTAGCAGACCCCCCATTTACACAGGGCAATCACCATCCCCCCACCCGAAAACACCGGATTCGCCGATTGCCCCCCCGGCCCGACAACCTGCCGCGGATCCCTGGCAAGAAAAAACCCCGGAGCCTGGCGACTCCGGGGCTGGTGATGAAAAATTTTCTAGCGTGGGAAAAGTCAGGGGGCTAACGCACCCCGCGTTCGTTGAAATAACCGCTGTAGGCCTGATCCTCTTCCTTGATATGGTGCAGCAGCCAGGACTTGAGGAAGTTGAACAGGTCGCTGGAAACCACCGCCGCGCCGGATTTCACCTTGGCCTGGAATTCGCCGACCCGGGCCACCAGGCGCTCGTGGGAGGCCTTGTGCTCCTCGTAGTCGGGGTACTCGTGGGCCTGCATCATCCGCTCCTCCTCGGCGAAATGCATTTGGGTGTAATCGACCAGTTTGTCCAGCACCGAGCGCATCACCTCGTTCCCCTTGCCCTGGCGCAGGGCACTGTACAGTTCATTGACCATGTCGACCAGCTTGCGGTGCTGGCGATCAATCAGGCCGATATTGACGCTCAGGGAAGGGTCCCAGCGGATCACCTCTTCGCTGCCGGAGGCGGGCCAGGCCGGCGGCAGGCTGGCCTGGGCCTTTCTCGGCCGGGGTTTTGCCGCGGGGGCCGCGGGGGCGTAGACATGGGAGGCGCTCGAGGTGCCGCGCAGCTGGAATTTGCCCACCAGCTGCCGCAGCTGCTCGGCCTGGGAGGCGAACTCCTGGGCTGCCGCTGCGCTCTGTTCGGCGTTGGCGGTATTGCGCTGGGTCACCTGGTCGATCTCCAGCAAGCCCTGGTTCACCTGGGTTATCCCCGCGGCCTGCTCGTTGGAAGCGGTGGCGATGGCCGCCACCAGCTCCGAGACCTGGGTGATCTGGGTGACGATGCCGCTGAGGGCCTCCGAACTGGCGTTGGCGATGCGCGCCCCATCTTCCACCTTCTTGACCGACCCTTCGATCAGTTCGGCGGTCTCCTTGGCGGCCCTGGCGCTGCGCGCGGCGAGGTTGCGCACCTCTTCGGCGACCACGGCGAAGCCTTTGCCGTGCTGGCCGGCCCGGGCTGCCTCCACGGCGGCGTTGAGGGCCAGCAGGTTGGTCTGGAAGGCGATCTCGTCGATGGTCTTGATGATCCGCGAGATGTCGTGGCTGGACTCGTTGATTTCGGTCATGGCGGTGACCATCTGCTGCATCTGGACATTGCCCTGCTCGGCGGAGGCCCGCGCCTGGCTCGAGAGCTGGTTGGCCTGGGCGGCGCTCTCGGCGTTGCTCTGCGTCTGGGCGTTCATCTGGTTCATCGAGGCCGAGATCTGCTGCAGCGAACTGGCCTGCTCGGTGGCCCCCTGGGAGAGGTACTGGCTGGTGTCGGATACCTGCACCGCGCCAGAGGCGATCTGCTCGCAGGCGCTGCGAATCTGCTGCAGGGTGCCGTCCAGATCGATGCCCAGGGACTGCAGGGCACCGCGGACCACGTCCCTGTCGCTGCGCGGGGAGACGGAAAAGGTCAGATCCCCTTCGGCGAGCCGCTGCAGGCTGGAGACCACCTCGGTCTGCAGGCTTTCGGCGAAATCATCCAGCGATTTGGCCATCTGTCCGATTTCGTCCCGCTGGGTCAGCCCCAGCGGCGGCACCTGGTGGCCGCTGGCCATTTCCTCCACCATCAGGCCCACCTTCTCGAGGGGCCTGCGCACCGCCCGGCCCAGCAGCAGGTAAACCGCCAGGATGGCGCCGAACAGCCCGCCCAGGCCGGTGAGGACCCCGGTCCAGATCGAGGAGGCTTCGGCCGCGGCCATCTCCCCGGACAGCGATTCCCGGGCCACCGCCAAATCCTTCATGCTGTAGCGGACGTAGAGCACGCCGGCCAGGTCGCCGACCTGGGCACTGTCATGACAGTCGAGGCAGGCCTGGTCCAGGCGGTGGGCCCGGGCCAGGGTGACCGCCTCCAGGTCGCCGGACTGGTAGGCCTCGGAGCCGGCGCTCTGCGAACCGTTGAAGACCTCGGGGGCCAGGGGCTGCTTGAGCATGCCTTTCTGGCTGGAGAATACGATCTGGCCCGTCGGGTTGGTCAGGCCGACCTCCATCACCCCGGGGATATTCCCCAGCTCGCCCAGCATCTCCTCGAAGATCTCCATTTCACCCCGCTCCACCGATCCCCCGGCGGCGGTTTCGAGGCTGAGGAACACGTTTCGCGCCCTCTCCTCCCCGGCCTTTTCCAGGGCGGCCAGGGCCCGTTCACCGGAATCGCCGAGCCGGGCCAGGGTCTGCCAGGTGGAGATGCATACACTGACGCCGAAGGCCAGGGCGAGCACTACAAAGAGGGCTCCGCTGACTTTTGCCTGCAATCCGAAACGCATAAGAGCTCCTTATCTTGTAAAATTTCCAAGTCGGCAATGCCTATGGTACCGGTACATTGCCCCCAATAATTTCTTGACACCCCGGCTTGGATTCAAGTCCCGTACCAATTCGCACCAAAAAATTTCGACGGCACGGTCTCGAGGCGGGGCAGCACAAAGGGCCGCCGTATCGTCCGGCGGCCCCTCGCGGCCATCCTGCCCTCAGAAAGGATCAGTACCTGCCGAATTCCTGGTCTTCCAGGGCGATAAACGTCTCCGGGTGCCGTTTCGGGGCCGCTTTGGGTTCGGCCTCGGCCATGGAGCTCCAGGAGATCGCCTCCTGCTTGGGGCTGGGCTTGGCCGGAGCTTGCTTGGTAATTTCCCCGCCCACCTGGCCTTTCAGCTTGAAGCGGTGGAGCATCTGCCCCAGCTGGGCGGCCTGCCCGGAGAGTTCCTGGGCCGCCGCGGCGCTGGTTTCGGCATAGGCGGTGTTCTGCTGGGTCACCTGGTCGATCTGCCCCAACCCCTGGTTGATCTCGCCGAGGCCGGTCGCCTGGTCACGGCTGGCCTCGGCGATTTCCGCAACCAGCCCGGAAATGCGGGTCACCATGCCGACGATCTCCTCGAAGCCGGCCGCGGTCCCCCCGGCGATCCGGGAGCCCGCCTCGGTCTTTTTCACCGACCCGGCGATCAGCTCGGCGGTCTCCTTGGCCGCCGCGGCGCTGCGGGCGGCCAGGCTGCGCACCTCCTCGGCGACCACGGCGAAGCCCTTGCCGTGCTGGCCGGCCCGGGCCGCTTCCACCGCCGCGTTGAGGGCCAGCAGGTTGGTCTGGAAGGCGATCTCGTCGATGGTCTTGATGATCCGCGAGATGTTCTGCCCGGCCTGCTGGATTTCGGCCATGGCCGCGACCATCTGCTTCATCTGCTCGTTGCCGCGGTCGGCGGCCCCCTGGGCCTGGCTGGTCAGCTGGTTGGCGTTGGTGGCGTTTTCGGCGTTCTGGGTGGTCTGGGCCGCCAGTTGGGTCATCGAGGCCGAAATCTCTTCCAGGGAACTGGCCGATTCGGTGGCCCCCTGGGAGAGGGCCTGACTGGCCTCGGCGACCTGGCCGCTGCTGGCGGTGAACTGTTCGGCAGCCCCCTGCACCTGGCCGAGCAGCCCGTTCATGTCCTCGGCCATTTTCTGCAATGCGCCGCGCAGTTGATCCTGGTCGTCCACCGGATGCACCTCGATGTCCAGATCCCCGTGCGCCATGGCCTGCAGCGCAGCGACCACCTCGTGCTCCAGATTGTCGGCGAAGGCGTTGAGGGCCCTGGCCATGTCGGCGAATTCGTCCCGGCGGGCACCGACCTCCAGGCGGGCCGAAACCCTTCCTTTCCCCAGGTCTTCCGCCATGGCCACGGTCCTTTTCAAAATTTTGATCATGGAGACGATGAACCAGACGAACAGGGGGAATAGAACCGCTACGGTCGCCAGCAGGGCGATCCACAACCCGTTTTGGGCTTTTCCCGACGCGCTCGCCAGGCTCGCCTGGGCAGTGGCGGTCAGGCGGTCGGCCTCCTCGGAGACGCGGGTGAAATCCGCCTGGGCCCGGGCGGCGCCCTGGTGGATGTTCTCGGAGAGTTCGCCGAGGGTGCGGGAGATGAAGAAATACATCTTGGCCATGGAAACCAGCATCGAACCCTGCCGGCCGACAAACTCCGGCGTACCGGGCTCCAGGGCGAAGAGATCAGGTAGCTCGTATTCGAGCAGAACCTGCACGTCGCTGAAATTGCCGATGATCTGATCGGCCAGGGTGATGCCGTTGGTCCCGGGAATTGCCCGGTCGGCGCCGGGCATCTCCCGCACCACCTCGGCCTGCCTGACCAGGGCCGCGGCCTGGCCCATGATCTCTTCGACGGTGATCCCTTTGCTGCGCAGGTTGGACCCGTCGACCACGGCCTGCTGGAGGCTGATCAGGCCGGCATTGAGCTTGCCCAGCGCCTGGACCTGGGCTTCCAGGGTCAGGGCGTGGTCGGCGGACTCAGCGAGTTGCTGGCGGGTCTGGATCTGCGCCAGGAAAACGGACTGGGCCGAACGGGAGA
This window encodes:
- the nifV gene encoding homocitrate synthase encodes the protein MNELKASQVIIDDTTLRDGEQTAGVVFSLEEKKHIARTLDEMGVGELECGIPAMGAEEKATVKALVDLGLKARLITWNRAVVSDIQASIDAGVGAVDISLSVSDIHIRNKLRKSREWVKEQLKVALGFAKQRGLYVSVGGEDSSRADRDFLVELMDVARALGADRFRYCDTLGILDPFTTYENVKYLRERVDLPLEVHTHNDLGMATANAVAGIKAGATFVNTTVNGLGERAGNAALEEVVMALKYACGIDPGIDTRRFVEISRFVGQASCRPVPEWKAVVGEKVFSHESGLHADGVIKNPSNYESFDPKEVGLARHLVLGKHSGSHGLIHRLSQLGIELNRLEANDLLDRVRSISQRNKRPLTDPELLTLCRSFHHVA
- the mnmH gene encoding tRNA 2-selenouridine(34) synthase MnmH; translation: MSGPTIELTLALALRDQGALLVDARSPGEFAEATIPGAINIPVFDDLERSRVGTVYKQQGRVEAYRLAVELVSPKIPAMVDQALAARGDSNRPVVVFCWRGGMRSRALTAFLELAGIPALQLVGGHKKFRALVRDFFECGEWGRLLVLRGLTGVGKTRLLKRLEAQGYPVLDLEALANHRGSAFGALGLSAQPSQKAFEASLWDALRRIPVDGFALTEGESKLIGRVALPPRLYEALQVETSLWIEASLDYRVEIILQEYPARDELKAAFTGPIKALKRRLGGETVERLLGLLEVGQWRLLVRELMVLYYDPLYSYTRPEQRIEIDIEAEDEGLAGLKAAIDSILRAGKKTVAASAGTDG
- a CDS encoding chemotaxis protein, coding for MTMATQKQEILLESGTNEMEIMEFYLGSQAFGINVHKLREIIPYDGTNVTRLPGGGDSMIGTILVRGRSLTLIDLGKHLRRKAEPAAAEPQRRIVLICEFNRTVNGFLVDGVNQIHRVSWKDVNHISDFLGRQHPRFTGSISIDGKEILIVDFEHIVAEIDPEMVKPYDVSEPAAGSPANPVAELAERRRQVPLMLAEDSAIIREGIVRVLGAAGYTNLKTFVDGEECYRAIRGLQQRAQQAGEDFSRSLKLVISDIEMPEMDGLTLCRKIKQDLGLEQVPVLMFSSLITDQMIVRCEEVGADGYVSKPQIPELVELLDRYCLQD
- a CDS encoding EAL domain-containing protein, translated to MQALKNLSLAQRIYRLSATVGLAFLLLGGWLLLQYRSSLIEARKQEVRTLVEAGWQLLESQARLVTDGPLTVEEAQSRALHILRSQRFDNGNYYWVSDTAPRMLMHPEQSLLEGAALDRVRDADGRQLFLEMNRLALSEGGGFVSYRWPQPGGTAPVDKTSYVMLFPEWHWVIGAGYYLDDIDRMLARVVASSGIIVLLVLGGAIMLIVQVTRSIAAPMGKAVQMIEALERGELDHRLNLYQNDEIGRLAKVMDAFADNLQHEILTAFDHLSKGDFSFAATGLIREPLARTNARLNHLVARLETAIGQEREAKAKTDAILAAIGDGVTILDPEKRIIYQNSSQRALLGDQVGQYCFQARRYLGPDCDSCALTAALADGQVHRQEKILQFREGAECHLETTVAPVKGELGQILALVEVTRDQTERRTAEQRLKQSEARYASLFEHNTSVMLVIDHASGAVVDANPAACRFYGYSRQELTALQISDINTLSRDEALREMAAAKAEQRRHFRFRHRLASGETRDVEVFSGPVELEGRSLLYSLVFDVTDRLRAEERVQYLAFHDPLTGLANRTLLSDRLERALAHSRRHGECGALCFLDVDRFKTINDSLGHQAGDQLLQRVAERLQSLLRDSDTLSRPGGDEFILLLQNLDDPDHAARVAERILGSLGHPIKLGDREVYISCSIGISLYPADSMDVDTLIQNADAAMYHAKGQGRNNYQFFQAAMTAKAQERLHLENDLRHALDRGEMQLHYQPQVEAATRKVVGVEALLRWHHPRLGMVSPAQFIPVAEETGQIIRLGEWVLFTACTQAKLWRDAGLPPLRMAVNVSGKQFRQQDFVATVDRVLAETGFDPGCLELEVTESVIMEDVQETIQTLNNLKARGIRLSIDDFGTGYSSLSYLRQFPIDRLKIDRSFVSHLPGSEDDEAIVNAIIGLAATLHLEVIAEGVETDEQVRLLTSWGCQKLQGYFFGKPLPAEALSEMFEMAGA
- a CDS encoding GNAT family N-acetyltransferase, translating into MEIRSIKPEHWPAFVELASLEGWRVPPQELALFKGELADCAFCLSCEAEPRGFVTALVHQRSGWIGNLIVPAEFRGRGYGRLLFRHGLEVLEARGVESVWLTASPMGRPLYEQHGFQVIGGIERWSLAVVGSELPPCAPPGDASLLLAGDALVWGESRQRLLSPLAGGGQVLAVGNSVALLQQAGPLQVLGPWISPELCPRENRQLLMAVLAAAGAGVELVVDLLETSPVRMLLSAAGFTPKGRCDLMARGPREGVELAPLVALASLGSMG